One genomic region from Phragmites australis chromosome 1, lpPhrAust1.1, whole genome shotgun sequence encodes:
- the LOC133919937 gene encoding respiratory burst oxidase homolog protein A-like — MRGAAGQGHRRWGGSAGTTPRSLSTGSSPRGSDDGEELVEVTLDLQEDDTIVVRSVEPAAAATGGPRLPLAARREHGGGPPSSSSRSRSPSIRRTSSHSFLQFSQELKAEAMSIARQFSQDLTKRFGRTHSRVDGQQQQQPPSGIDAALAARAARRQRAQLDRTRSGAHKALRGLRFISSNKASNAWMEVQANFDRLACDGFLSRSDFAECIGMTESKEFALELFDTLSRRRQMQVDKINKEELREIWQQITDNSFDSRLQIFFDMVDKNADGRIGEEEVKEIIMLSASANKLSRLKEQAEEYAALIMEELDPEELGYIELWQLETLLLQKDTYMNYSQALSYTSQALSQNLAGLRKKSPIRKISTTLSYYLEDNWKRMWVLALWIAIMAGLFTWKFMQYHNRYVFNVMGYCVTTAKGAAETLKLNMAIILLPVCRNTITWLRNTRAARALPFDDNINFHKTIAAAIVVGIILHAGNHLVCDFPRLINSSNEKYAPLGQYFGEAKPTYFTLVKGVEGITGVIMVVCMIIAFTLATRWFRRSLVKLPKPFDKLTGFNAFWYSHHLFIVVYIALIVHGQCLYLIHVWYRKTTWMYLAVPVCLYVGERVLRFFRSGSYSVRLLKVAIYPGNVLTLQMSKPPTFRYKSGQYMFVQCPAVSPFEWHPFSITSAPGDDYLSIHVRQLGDWTRELKRVFAAACEPPVGGKSGLLRADETTKKTLPKLLIDGPYGSPAQDYSKYDVLLLVGLGIGATPFISILKDLLNNIIKMEEEEDASADLYPPVGRNKPHIDLGTLMTITSRPKRVLRTTNAYFYWVTREQGSFDWFKGVMNEIAELDQRNIIEMHNYLTSVYEEGDARSALITMLQALNHAKNGVDIVSGTKVRTHFARPNWKKVLSKIVSKHPHAKIGVFYCGAPVLGQELNKLCHEFNGKSTTKFEFHKEHF; from the exons ATGAGGGGCGCGGCGGGCCAGGGCCACCGGCGATGGGGCGGGTCGGCGGGGACGACGCCGCGGTCACTCAGCACGGGCTCCTCGCCGCGCGGCTCTGACGACGGGGAGGAGCTGGTCGAGGTCACGCTCGACCTGCAGGAGGACGACACCATTGTGGTACGGAGCGTCGAgccggccgcggcggccaccgggGGGCCGAGGCTGCCGCTGGCGGCGCGCCGGGAGCACGGGGGCGGCCCGccctcgtcgtcgtcgcggtCGCGGTCGCCGTCGATCAGGCGGACCTCGTCGCACAGCTTTCTGCAGTTCTCGCAGGAGCTCAAGGCAGAGGCCATGTCCATCGCGCGCCAGTTCTCGCAGGACCTCACCAAGCGGTTCGGCCGCACCCACAGCCGCGTGGacgggcagcagcagcagcagccgccgtcgGGCATCGATGCCGCCCTCGCCGCGCGCGCCGCGCGCCGGCAGCGCGCGCAGCTCGACCGCACGCGCTCTGGCGCGCACAAGGCGCTGCGCGGCCTCCGTTTCATCAGCAGTAACAAGGCCAGCAACGCCTGGATGGAGGTGCAGGCCAACTTCGACCGTCTCGCCTGCGACGGCTTCCTCTCCCGCTCCGACTTCGCGGAATGCATAG GGATGACGGAATCGAAGGAGTTCGCGCTCGAGCTGTTCGACACATTGAGCCGCCGCCGGCAGATGCAGGTCGACAAGATCAACAAGGAGGAGCTGCGCGAGATCTGGCAGCAGATCACTGATAACAGCTTCGACTCCCGCCTCCAGATCTTCTTCGACAT GGTGGATAAGAATGCGGACGGCCGgattggggaggaggaggtgaaagAG ATTATTATGTTAAGCGCATCTGCCAATAAGCTGTCGAGGCTTAAGGAGCAAGCTGAAGAGTACGCTGCCTTGATCATGGAAGAGCTTGATCCCGAAGAACTTGGCTACATTGAG TTGTGGCAGTTGGAGACACTTCTATTGCAGAAGGATACTTACATGAACTACAGTCAGGCCCTCAGTTACACAAGCCAAGCACTAAGCCAGAACCTAGCAGGATTAAGGAAAAAGAGTCCAATTCGCAAAATAAGCACCACATTGAGCTACTACTTGGAGGATAATTGGAAACGCATGTGGGTGCTTGCATTGTGGATTGCGATCATGGCCGGACTGTTCACCTGGAAGTTCATGCAGTATCACAACAGGTATGTCTTTAATGTGATGGGCTACTGCGTGACAACTGCAAAAGGTGCTGCTGAAACCCTGAAGCTGAACATGGCAATTATCCTCCTGCCAGTATGTCGTAACACCATTACTTGGTTGAGAAATACAAGAGCTGCTCGGGCATTACCATTTGATGACAATATCAACTTTCACAAG ACTATTGCAGCAGCAATTGTTGTTGGCATAATTCTCCATGCAGGGAACCACCTTGTATGTGATTTTCCACGGCTTATAAATTCATCAAATGAGAAGTATGCTCCTTTGGGCCAGTACTTTGGGGAAGCAAAGCCAACATATTTTACATTAGTCAAAGGAGTGGAGGGCATCACTGGTGTCATTATGGTTGTGTGCATGATTATAGCTTTTACTTTAGCGACCCGGTGGTTCCGTCGTAGCCTGGTGAAGCTTCCAAAACCATTCGACAAACTGACTGgcttcaatgccttttggtaCTCTCATCACTTGTTCATTGTTGTGTACATTGCGCTCATTGTTCATGGCCAGTGTCTGTACCTCATTCATGTCTGGTATAGAAAAACG ACATGGATGTATCTGGCTGTGCCTGTTTGCTTGTATGTAGGGGAGAGGGTGCTAAGGTTCTTCAGGTCTGGCAGTTATTCTGTCCGGCTATTGAAG GTGGCCATATATCCTGGTAATGTGCTGACACTACAAATGTCCAAGCCGCCCACTTTCCGTTACAAGAGCGGGCAATATATGTTTGTTCAATGTCCAGCAGTGTCACCATTCGAATG GCATCCGTTCTCAATTACTTCAGCCCCTGGGGATGATTATCTCAGCATTCATGTTCGACAACTTGGCGATTGGACACGAGAGCTCAAGAGGGTTTTTGCAGCAGCTTGCGAGCCCCCAGTGGGTGGTAAAAGCGGCCTTCTTAGAGCAGACGAGACAACCAAGAAAAC CTTACCGAAACTTCTGATTGATGGACCTTATGGTTCTCCTGCTCAAGATTACAGCAAgtatgatgttttattacttgTTGGATTAGGAATTGGTGCAACACCTTTTATCAGCATATTGAAAGATCTGCTTAACAACATCATCaaaatggaggaggaggag GATGCTTCTGCTGATCTTTATCCTCCAGTTGGTCGGAATAAGCCACACATTGATCTGGGCACGCTTATGACGATCACCTCAAGACCAAAGAGGGTTCTAAGGACCACAAATGCCTACTTTTATTGGGTTACACGTGAGCAAGGTTCTTTTGATTGGTTCAAAGGAGTCATGAATGAGATTGCTGAATTGGATCAAAGG AATATCATTGAGATGCACAACTACCTCACGAGTGTTTATGAGGAAGGGGATGCTCGGTCGGCTCTCATCACCATGCTTCAAGCTTTGAACCATGCCAAGAATGGTGTTGACATTGTCTCTGGAACTAAA GTCCGGACACACTTTGCAAGACCAAATTGGAAAAAGGTCCTATCTAAAATTGTCTCGAAGCATCCACATGCCAAGATAG GTGTATTCTACTGTGGAGCTCCAGTCCTTGGACAAGAACTAAACAAACTGTGCCACGAATTCAATGGGAAAAGCACCACGAAATTCGAGTTCCACAAGGAGCATTTCTGA